From Helicobacter canis:
ACGCTTTGCTGTCGCAAAGCTCGCGATGACAAAAAAGGCGTTTGTGAAAAAAGGATTCTAGGATTTTGCGATGATTTTGGGGGTTTTCAAGCGGTGGGCGAAGGGATTTTACTCGGCGTAAATGAGCAAGCCCACCGCGCAGAATCCACCAAAAGCGCGCAAAAGACAGAATCCTTCTCACTTGTAGCCTTTGCAAATTGCGTAAATCCGCACGCTCGCATAGATCATATATGCTTTTATCCTGCTAAACGCCCTTGTCTCTATCATCGCTTCTAGAAATACCTTATCCGCAAAAACCCTAGAGACTCTGCCAGCGTGAAACTCTACACATAGATAGTCGTGTAGCACTGCGCATTTTAGTCCCTTGCCAAAGCGCGGTAGCACAAAGTCTGCCCCAAAGTTGCTAAATCCATCTGTGTGAAAGCCCCTTGGCACTTTTATCGCGCTTTGATCATCTGCGCTACTGCCCTTGCGATAGTAGTAGAAGCCTTGCAGTAGTGTCAGGCTCTTGCCATCATTGCTAAATCGCACTTCAATAGGCTCGGTAAATCTCGCTAGCTCTTGTGATTCCATTTTGCTCCTTTTTGCCAAGTATGCGTAAAATCGCTTATATAAAAAAGGGGCAAGTATTTAGCGATAAATGCTACAATCCTAAAAATCAAGGAGCCTAGATGACTACAATGACATTAAATGAGAGCTTTAAAGCCCTAGTGCGAGAGGCATTCCCCGATAAAAGCGATAAAGTTATAAGTATCTTTGATGAAGTGGTGAGCCATAAGGCAAGTAGCGATTTTTTAAATGTGCAGGAGCTAAAGGCTCGCGCGATCGATGAGATCCGTAGCGAGCTAGCGACTAGGGATTTTGTGCGTGCGGAGATCGCAGAAGTGCGTCAAGAGATCGCACGCGCTAAAGTGGATATTTTAAAATGGGTCTTTGGCTTGCAGGCTGGCACGATTGCGATATTGATCGGGGCGATGAAGTTTATCCTAGGCTAAAAGTCTAGGCTCCCTACGATAGAAGCATAGCCCTTTGAGTGGGTAGGCTATGTGCGCTTTCTTGCAGTAGGCTTTGATCTTATGCTTTATCACGCGCAAGATTTTGCTAAAGAGATTAAAGCAGCTTGCCCGTTTTACATATCCATAGTAGCTAAAGATCCT
This genomic window contains:
- a CDS encoding DUF1353 domain-containing protein; translation: MESQELARFTEPIEVRFSNDGKSLTLLQGFYYYRKGSSADDQSAIKVPRGFHTDGFSNFGADFVLPRFGKGLKCAVLHDYLCVEFHAGRVSRVFADKVFLEAMIETRAFSRIKAYMIYASVRIYAICKGYK